A stretch of Bombus huntii isolate Logan2020A chromosome 7, iyBomHunt1.1, whole genome shotgun sequence DNA encodes these proteins:
- the LOC126867760 gene encoding translation machinery-associated protein 16 homolog, which produces MATAMRKDFLKSKKMIHPNSRKSIAITKKAKKISNRQKGKMSRLIKQNLIGEKMLWIRNNMIPGVCPYTPELTASLLETYIARNDKEMEQIAIKRSIGSNRSRQHASRENIIRITKEREQEEYDTCGIEIPDILNATQCKMLMNWNNELQCVNNFKFIRFGKNDLNKALVLKERKQIAMPVNKKNLLSKSVDSNENNQSTDCVMETE; this is translated from the exons ATG GCCACAGCAATGAGAAAAGACTTCCTGAAGTCAAAGAAAATGATACATCCAAATAGTAGAAAGTCTATCGCTATTACGAAAAAAGCCAAGAA AATATCAAATAGACAGAAAGGAAAAATGTCCCGCTTGATAAAACAGAATTTAATAGGAGAAAAAATGTTGTGGATCAGAAACAATATGATTCCAGGTGTGTGTCCCTATACTCCAGAGTTAACTGCAAGTTTGTTAGAAAC GTACATAGCAAGAAATGATAAAGAAATGGAACAAATTGCTATTAAAAGATCTATAGGTAGCAATAGGAGTAGACAGCATGCTAGCAGGGAGAATATAATTAGAATAACCAAGGAGAGAGAACAAGAAGAATATGATACATGTGGAATAG aaattccTGATATTTTAAATGCGACGCAGTGTAAAATGTTAATGAATTGGAATAATGAATTACAGTGtgtgaataattttaaatttataaggtTTGGTAAGAATGATTTAAACAAAGCATTAGTgctaaaagaaagaaagcaaaTAGCTATGCCTGTAAAcaagaagaatttattaaGTAAGTCAGTTGattcaaatgaaaataatCAATCGACAGATTGTGTAATGGAAACAGAATAA